Proteins from a genomic interval of Diospyros lotus cultivar Yz01 chromosome 6, ASM1463336v1, whole genome shotgun sequence:
- the LOC127804577 gene encoding LOW QUALITY PROTEIN: ricin-like (The sequence of the model RefSeq protein was modified relative to this genomic sequence to represent the inferred CDS: deleted 2 bases in 1 codon) — SVVADDDVCVSEEPTVRIRGPNGLCVDVREGYYNDENPIQLWPCKSNNDVNQLWTLKRDGTIRSNGKCLTAYGFTVGQYVMIYNCSTAATDATIWKVRMDGSIISLKSRLDPRSRLALSAPSGSCGTTLILDTNTFAPAQGWLATNNTQDLVTSIVGFCTGLCLYGRYGKGEVWMAEYGRNKWEQWVSYPDGSIRPNQDHDFCLTCKNDHVFILSCSAGRSSQRWMFREDGTILNLFSGMVMEVKMISNPSLYQIIMRPPSRNPNQKWLRIPIN, encoded by the exons TCTGTTGTAGCAGATGATGACGTTTGTGTAAGTGAAGAGCCAACAGTGCGCATTCGTGGTCCAAACGGTCTCTGCGTTGACGTTCGGGAGGGATATTACAATGACGAAAATCCA ATACAATTGTGGCCATGCAAATCCAATAATGATGTTAACCAATTATGGACCTTGAAAAGGGATGGCACAATTCGCTCTAATGGTAAATGTTTGACTGCTTACGGATTTACAGTAGGACAATATGTGATGATCTACAATTGTTCAACTGCTGCTACTGATGCCACCATTTGGAAAGTACGGATGGACGGAAGCATAATAAGTCTCAAATCGAGACTAGATCCCCGATCAAGACTCGCCCTTAGTGCACCCTCTGGAAGCTGTGGCACCACACTCATTTTGGATACTAATACTTTTGCCCCTGCCCAAGGATGGCTTGCCACCAATAACACACAAGATTTAGTCACATCCATTGTTGGATTTTGTACTGGTCTTTGCTTGTATGGAAGGTATGGCAAAGGAGAGGTGTGGATGGCAGAGTATGGAAGAAACAAGTGGGAACAGTGGGTTTCTTATCCAGATGGCTCCATAAGACCGAATCAAGATCATGACTTCTGCTTAACTTGCAAGAATGATCATGTCTTTATTCTTTCTTGTAGTGCTGGGCGATCTAGCCAGCGCTGGATGTTTAGGGAAGATGGTACCATTTTGAACTTGTTCAGCGGCATGGTGATGGAAGTGAAGATGATTTCCAACCCAAGCCTTTATCAAATCATTATGCGGCCACCATCTAGAAATCCAAATCAGAAATGGCTTCGTATCCCTATTAACTAA
- the LOC127804271 gene encoding beta-galactoside-specific lectin 3-like, whose amino-acid sequence MNVSYILSAVILLWFWWLVTAESVSSLAALPRDQHSLLFNNLPSATEGATMDQQSLLSKKLVELHFTTNGATKNSFFRFISLLRDQLASGEVSNEIPLMRELSTSVWECERYFLVRLTNNSGYSISLGIDIINAHVVAYGVGDRTFFFCNSPPSAWHCLASKENDSLPFGSNYISLQQTAKVLSRGEIPLGLTELNGAITNLYSDWDSRRVARSLLVCIQMICEAARFRYIEHLVGHSISEGQGFRPNGSMIILENNWGALSRAVQRSIGGAFANPVQLGSPSGGPENVDNVNHISVIQNLALMKFFCRSRNIIINPTPQISMLI is encoded by the coding sequence ATGAATGTGAGCTATATATTATCGGCCGTAATCCTATTATGGTTTTGGTGGTTGGTTACGGCTGAATCGGTTTCGTCGTTAGCGGCGTTACCCAGGGATCAACACTCTCTCCTCTTCAACAACTTGCCCTCTGCCACAGAAGGTGCCACTATGGATCAACAGTCTCTCCTCTCGAAAAAGTTGGTCGAGTTGCATTTTACCACAAACGGTGCAACGAAGAATAGCTTCTTCCGTTTCATTTCACTATTACGAGATCAATTAGCAAGTGGAGAAGTTAGCAATGAAATACCTCTGATGCGGGAACTATCCACTAGTGTGTGGGAGTGCGAGAGATATTTCTTGGTTCGCCTCACAAACAATTCAGGCTATAGCATTTCATTGGGAATTGATATAATCAATGCCCATGTTGTTGCTTATGGAGTTGGAGACCGAACTTTCTTCTTTTGCAATTCTCCTCCAAGTGCATGGCATTGTCTTGCTAGTAAAGAGAATGATTCACTTCCTTTCGGAAGTAACTATATTTCCCTTCAACAAACTGCAAAGGTGCTTTCTAGAGGAGAAATCCCCCTCGGATTGACGGAGCTAAATGGAGCAATCACCAATCTATACAGTGACTGGGATAGCAGGCGGGTTGCTCGTTCGCTCTTAGTTTGCATTCAAATGATTTGTGAGGCTGCACGATTCAGATACATTGAACACCTAGTGGGACACAGCATTTCAGAAGGCCAAGGATTTCGGCCAAACGGTAGCATGATAATTCTCGAAAATAATTGGGGTGCGCTCTCTCGGGCAGTCCAAAGGTCTATCGGAGGGGCCTTTGCTAATCCAGTTCAATTAGGGTCACCCAGCGGTGGCCCCGAGAATGTGGACAATGTCAATCATATAAGCGTTATCCAAAACCTTGCTTTAATGAAATTCTTTTGCAGAAGcagaaatattattattaatccaACACCTCAAATTTCTATGCTTATATAG